The Desulfovibrio aminophilus genome segment CCGGATTCCGGGTCGGCGGCCAGGCCGTTGGCGGACTCGGCCCCGGGGTTCTCCAGCCGCGCGCGCAGTGGGGCCAGGTCCAGCCAGGCCCGCACCTCGCCGCTCTCCGGGTCGATGGCCGCGACGCGGTCCTCCCACCAGACATTGGCCCAGAGCACGCCTCCCGCCGCCTCCAGCTCGTTGAGCCGGGGCACGGGCCGGTCGCCGTCGCGCACCGGGATGCGCCGGAGCACGGTCATCCGGGCCGGGTCCAGCAGGCGCAGACGGTCCGAACCGTCGCTGGCCCAGAGCAGCGTCCCGTCCGAGGCCAGGCCCCAGCCCTCGCCTTCCCAGGCGAACCGCCCGCTGACGCGCAGCGTGTCCGGGTCGAGGAAGAAGCCCTGTCCCTCCTTCCAGGTGAGCAGCATGAGCCGCCCTCCCCGCAGGGCCAGGCCCTCGGCGAAGGATTTCGGGGCCAGGGCGGTGCGCGCCAGGACCTCGCCCGTGGCCGGGTCCACCCGGCGCACCTCGGAGCGGCCGTACTTGCCCACGGACTCCAGGAAGCGGCCGTCGTGGAGGAGCAGGCCCTCGGTGAAGGCCGCGCGGTCGTGGGGCAGTTCGGCCAGGACCTCCGGGGCCAGCAGCGGAGCCCCGGCGAAGGCCGCCGGGCAGAGGAGCAGGACCCAGAGCGCGGCCAGGAGCGGGCGAAACCCCATGCTCAGTCCCGGACCTGGAACGGGTCGTCGGGGCCCGCGTTCACGTCCCGCAGCCAGGAGCGGCCCGAGCCGGTGTGGAAGAGGACCTTGCGGCCGCGCGGGCCGAGCACGTCCTCGGAGAGCACGCGCAGGCCCTGGGCCGTCAACGCCGCCCGGGCGGCCTCCACGTTCTTGGAGCCCACGTCGAGCAGGCCGCGCAGTCGCGCCTGCTCCTCCGGGCAGAGGGCCCCGGCCCCGCCGAAGAGGCGCACCCGGATTTCCGCGGCGGGCAAGCCCAGGCGGCGGAAGCGCTCCATGATCCTGGCCACGGCCAGGTCCGCGAAGGTGCAGGGATGGCGCACCGGGCCGGAGGACTGCCGGCTGTCCGGGAGCATGGCGTGAAACATGGCCGCCGCCCGCGAGAGGGGATGGTGGAAGGTGGCCGAGACGCAGCTGCCGAGGACCGTGACGATGAGCAGGTCCCGGGTGGTGAAGATGCACTCGCCGATCTTGAGGTGCTCCTGGCGGATGCCCCCCGCCAGGAGGGCCCGGATGTCCATGAAGCGGTTCTATAGCCCGTCCCGGCCCCGGGACGCAACGCCCCGGGATCAGGAAGCGACGGCCGGAGGTTCGTCTCCGGCCGCGCGCCCCTTGCTGAAGCGCGCCCGCAGGCTTTCCTGGAAGGAGAGGAGCACCGGCACCACCACCAGGGTCAGGATGGTGGCCACGCCCAGTCCGAAGATCACGGCCACGGCCATGGAGCCCCACCACTGCGAGGACTCGCCGCCGACGTCCCAGCGGAAGTTGAGGAAGTCGAAGCTCACGCCCGTGGCCATGGGCACCAGGCCGAGCACGGTGGTCAGGGCGGTGAGCGCCACGGGCCGGAAGCGCAGGCGGCCCGTGAGCACCAGCGCCTCGCGCGGGGCCATGCCCCCGGCGCGCAGCTGGTTGTAATAGTCGATGAGCACGATGGCGTTGTTCACCACCACGCCCGCCAGGCTGACCACGCCCACGCCGGTCATGATCACGCCGAAGGGCATGTTGGTGACGAGCAGGCCGAGGAACACGCCGATGAGCGAGAGGACCACCGAGGTCAGGATGATCACCGGGCTCATGAGGGTGTCGAACTGGAGCACCAGGGTCATGAAGATGAGGAACAGGGCGGCCAGGAAGGCCTTGGACAGGAAGTCCTGGGCCTTGTCCTGCTCCTTCTGCTCGCCGGTGTAGCTGATCCGGAAGCCCTTGGGCCAGGGATAGTCGGCCAGCCGGGTCTTGATGTCGGCGATGATGTCGTTGGCCAGCCGGCCGGAGGCGTCGGCCGAGATGGTCACCACCCGCTTCTGGTCGATGCGGTGGATGCCGCCCAGGCCGCTGGCCAGCTCCACCGAGGCCACGGAGGTGATGGGCACGGGCTGCCCGGCCGGGCCGGAGACCGTGAGGCGGCGCAGGATCTCCACGGAATGGCGGTCCTTCTCCGGCAGCTTGACCAGGATGTCGTACTCATCCTTGCCCTCGCGGTAGGCGCCCACCTTGGCCCCGTTGATGGCGGCCTTGACCGTGGTGGCCACGGCCAGGGTGTCCAGGCCGAGCAGGGCGGCCTTCTCCTTGTCCACGGAGACGAGGATTTCCGGCTTGCCGGAGACGAAGTCGTCCTTGAGGTTCACCATGCCGGGGATGTCGCGGATGGTCTTGCGCACGTCGGCGGCCAGGCGGCCCAGATCGTGGATGTCCTCGCCCGCGATCTCGATGTTCACGGCCGCGCCCGTGGGCGGTCCGCCCTCCTCCTTCTCCACCCGGGCTTCGGCGCCCCGGATCGTGTTCTGCAGCTTGGCGCGGATTTCGTCCACGATCCCGGAGGAGGTCCGGGAACGGTCCTTGATCTTCTTGAAGTCCAGGGTGATCTGGGAAATGTGGGTGCCCGTGCCGCCCTGGGAGAAGGGGTCGTTGCCCTCGGCCCCGATCTCCGAGAGGACGTGCCGGATGTCCGGGTACTGGGAGGCGATGGCCTCGGCCTGGCGCACGAGTTCGTCCGAGGCGTCCAGGTTCGTGCCCGCGGGCGCCTTGATGTGGATGTAGGCCCGGTTGGGCTCCACGTCCGGGAAGAATTCCACGCCCTTGCCGAAGAGGCCGAAGCCCATCACCGAGAGCACGAGCAGGACGAAGGAGCCGCCGAGGACCAATCCCCGGTGGTCCAGGGCCTTCTCCAGGATGCGGCCGTAGGCGTCGCGCACGTGGTCCAGGGCCCGGTCCACGGCCGTGGTCCGGCCCAGGGGCCGGACGTTCTGGTAGCGGGCCGAGAGCACGGGATTGATGACCAGGGCCACGAAGAGCGAGGCCGAGAGGGTGAGGATCACGGTGATGGGCAGGTACTTCATGAACTCGCCCATGATCCCGGGCCAGAAGATCATGGGCAGGAACGCGCCCACGGTGGTCAGGGTGGAGGTGATCACCGGCCAGGCCACCTCGTCGGTGGCCGCCAGGGCCGCCTGGGCCCGCGTCAGGCCGTTCTCCTGCATGTGGCGGTAGATGTTCTCCACGATGACGATGCCGTTGTCCACGAGCATGCCCAGGGCCAGGGTCAGGGAGAAGAGGACGACCATGTTCAGGGTTACGCCCATGGCCTGGAGCAGGGAGAAGGACAGGAGCATGGACATGGGGATGGCCATGGAGACGAAGACCGCCGAGCGGCCGCCGATGAACAGGAAGACCACGGCCAGGACCAGGAGCAGGCCGGAGATGATGTTGTTCTCCAGGTCGGCCACCATGTTGCGGATGTCCTCGGCCTGGTCCGCGGTGAGGTCGATGCTCAGATTGCGGGGCAGGACGTCGCGCATCTCGGCCACGACGGAGGCGATCTCGTCGCTGATGCGGATGATGTTCTCGCCGCTGCGCTTCTTGATCAGGATGGTCACGCTGGCCTTGCCGTCGATGCGGCTGCGGGACAGGGGGTCCTTGTTGGCGTCCGCGATGGTGGCCAGGTCGCGCAGGTACACCGGGCGGCCGTCGCGGACGAAGGCCACGATGTTGTTGATTTCGGCGGGATGCTTGAAGTCCTCGGGCACGCGCACGAGGTAGCGCGAGGTCCCGATGTCCATGGAGCCGCCGGGCTGGTTCACGTTGCCGTGCTCCACCGAGGCGAGCAGCGCGGAGAAGGGCACGTTGTAGAAGGCCACCCGGTCCAGGTCGAAGAGCACGTGGATTTCACGCTCCAGGCCGCCGACGATCTTGGCCTCCAGAACTCCCTGCACGGCCTCGAAGCGGTCCCGCAGGTCCTCGGCGAAGTCCTTGAGCCGCCGGGGGCTGAAGGGGCCGGAGAGGACCACCTGGACCACCGGGATGTCCGAGAAGTTGGCCTCGGTGATGACCGGGTCGTCCTCCAGGTCCTTGGGCAGGTCGGGCTTGGCCTGGTCCACCTTGTCGCGGACCTTCTGCAGGGCGTCGTCGATGTTCACGTCCGGCAGGAACTTGACCGCGATGACCGAGATGCCGTCCTCGGAGGTGGAGCGGATTTCCTCGGTGTCCGCGATGCCCTTGAGCTTGCGCTCCAGGGGCAGGGTGATGAGCTTCTCCACGTCGGCCGGGGCCACGCCCTCGTAGGTCGTGGTCACGAAGACATAGGGGATGGTGATGTCCGGCGAGGACTCGCGGGGCAGAGAGTTGTAGCTGGAGAGCCCGGTGACGGCCGAGAGGATCATGAAGACCAGCACGGCCACCGGGCGCTTGAGCGCCGCGCGGTTGACGATCATTGGGCCTGGACCTCCGCGCCGTCCTCCACCTCGGTCTGGCCGACCACGAT includes the following:
- a CDS encoding chemotaxis protein CheD, producing MDIRALLAGGIRQEHLKIGECIFTTRDLLIVTVLGSCVSATFHHPLSRAAAMFHAMLPDSRQSSGPVRHPCTFADLAVARIMERFRRLGLPAAEIRVRLFGGAGALCPEEQARLRGLLDVGSKNVEAARAALTAQGLRVLSEDVLGPRGRKVLFHTGSGRSWLRDVNAGPDDPFQVRD
- a CDS encoding efflux RND transporter permease subunit, whose amino-acid sequence is MIVNRAALKRPVAVLVFMILSAVTGLSSYNSLPRESSPDITIPYVFVTTTYEGVAPADVEKLITLPLERKLKGIADTEEIRSTSEDGISVIAVKFLPDVNIDDALQKVRDKVDQAKPDLPKDLEDDPVITEANFSDIPVVQVVLSGPFSPRRLKDFAEDLRDRFEAVQGVLEAKIVGGLEREIHVLFDLDRVAFYNVPFSALLASVEHGNVNQPGGSMDIGTSRYLVRVPEDFKHPAEINNIVAFVRDGRPVYLRDLATIADANKDPLSRSRIDGKASVTILIKKRSGENIIRISDEIASVVAEMRDVLPRNLSIDLTADQAEDIRNMVADLENNIISGLLLVLAVVFLFIGGRSAVFVSMAIPMSMLLSFSLLQAMGVTLNMVVLFSLTLALGMLVDNGIVIVENIYRHMQENGLTRAQAALAATDEVAWPVITSTLTTVGAFLPMIFWPGIMGEFMKYLPITVILTLSASLFVALVINPVLSARYQNVRPLGRTTAVDRALDHVRDAYGRILEKALDHRGLVLGGSFVLLVLSVMGFGLFGKGVEFFPDVEPNRAYIHIKAPAGTNLDASDELVRQAEAIASQYPDIRHVLSEIGAEGNDPFSQGGTGTHISQITLDFKKIKDRSRTSSGIVDEIRAKLQNTIRGAEARVEKEEGGPPTGAAVNIEIAGEDIHDLGRLAADVRKTIRDIPGMVNLKDDFVSGKPEILVSVDKEKAALLGLDTLAVATTVKAAINGAKVGAYREGKDEYDILVKLPEKDRHSVEILRRLTVSGPAGQPVPITSVASVELASGLGGIHRIDQKRVVTISADASGRLANDIIADIKTRLADYPWPKGFRISYTGEQKEQDKAQDFLSKAFLAALFLIFMTLVLQFDTLMSPVIILTSVVLSLIGVFLGLLVTNMPFGVIMTGVGVVSLAGVVVNNAIVLIDYYNQLRAGGMAPREALVLTGRLRFRPVALTALTTVLGLVPMATGVSFDFLNFRWDVGGESSQWWGSMAVAVIFGLGVATILTLVVVPVLLSFQESLRARFSKGRAAGDEPPAVAS
- a CDS encoding glutaminyl-peptide cyclotransferase, which translates into the protein MGFRPLLAALWVLLLCPAAFAGAPLLAPEVLAELPHDRAAFTEGLLLHDGRFLESVGKYGRSEVRRVDPATGEVLARTALAPKSFAEGLALRGGRLMLLTWKEGQGFFLDPDTLRVSGRFAWEGEGWGLASDGTLLWASDGSDRLRLLDPARMTVLRRIPVRDGDRPVPRLNELEAAGGVLWANVWWEDRVAAIDPESGEVRAWLDLAPLRARLENPGAESANGLAADPESGRLYVTGKYWDKVFVLRLPALP